The nucleotide window TGGTCGTCAATCCAAAGTTTTGTAGTTACAAATACATCATTTCTATTTAAATCACTTTCTATAATTGCCTTGCCAACACTCTCTTCATTTTCATAAAAGGTGGCGGTATCAATTCTTCTATATCCAGCATTAAAAGCATCATGGATTGCATTTATTACCTCCGGACCACTTTTAGATTTATAAACACCTAAGCCTAAATAGGGTATTTCAATCCCATTCATCAACGTTTTGGTGTCCGTAATAGAAGAGGGAAATTTCATTTTATTGAGGATAGGTTTAAACTATTCTTCTGAATCGTCTACTTGAAATTCTAATGGAGAGTCATCTGAAGTCTTATTTTTTTTTGATAAGGAAATAAGTATGCCGCCTGCCAATGATGTAGCAATAACGCTTAGCGACAACCATTCAGGAAAATCGTAATGGTGTGATAGAATTAATTTAACACCCACAAACGAAAGTATTACTACCAAACTATATTTTAAATATTCAAACTTAGCCAACATATTGGCTAAGAAGAAATACATTGACCTTAATCCTAAAATGGCAAAAATGTTGGAACTGAAAACCAAAAATGGATCTGACGTAATTGCCAAAATTGCAGGCACACTATCTAAAGCAAAAAGAATATCTGTAAACTCTATAATAACCAGAGCAATAAATAACGGTGTTGCCGCCTTTATATGTCTAATTTGAATAAAAAAGCTTTGACCTTCCATTTTGGTGGTAACAGGCATAATTCTCCTTAAAACCCTATATACAAATGAGTTTTTTGGGTGATATTCTGCGTCTTTTTTAATGAGCATTTTTGCTGCTGTATATAGTAGAAATGCTCCAAAAATGTAGGTTGTAAAAAAGAATTTTTTAATTAGAACAACACCAAACAGAATCATTAACGCCCTAAAAACAATTGCTCCAAGAATACCCCAAAACAAAACGCGATGCTGATATTTTCTAGGTATTTTAAACGAATTGAAAATAACCGCTATAACAAAAATATTATCGACGCTTAAGGAAAGCTCAATCAAATATCCAGTAATATATTTAAGTGTAGCACCCCGCGGAGTTAGGTTATCGATGTTATCAACATTTCCTGAATAATACAGCCAATAGATTACCCCGGAAAAGATTAAGGACATACTAACCCAAATAATGGTCCACATAGTTGCTTCCTTAGTGGAAATAACATGAGCTTTTCTATTGAAAATACCTAGATCTAATG belongs to Aegicerativicinus sediminis and includes:
- a CDS encoding TerC family protein — translated: MTVWIIFILCIILFLALDLGIFNRKAHVISTKEATMWTIIWVSMSLIFSGVIYWLYYSGNVDNIDNLTPRGATLKYITGYLIELSLSVDNIFVIAVIFNSFKIPRKYQHRVLFWGILGAIVFRALMILFGVVLIKKFFFTTYIFGAFLLYTAAKMLIKKDAEYHPKNSFVYRVLRRIMPVTTKMEGQSFFIQIRHIKAATPLFIALVIIEFTDILFALDSVPAILAITSDPFLVFSSNIFAILGLRSMYFFLANMLAKFEYLKYSLVVILSFVGVKLILSHHYDFPEWLSLSVIATSLAGGILISLSKKNKTSDDSPLEFQVDDSEE